TCATTTTTGGGATCTGCTGCCAGTTCCACCGCTTCTTTCAGTTTTTCCAGCGGGAAAGTATGCGTAATCATATCTTTTATATTTATTTTCTTTTTTTCTATAATATCCATAGCTTCCGGAAAGTCATAAGGAGTTACTGAATATGTCCCTATTATCGAAATTTCATCTCTAAAAAATCTTCCTGCATCTATTTCCACCATATTATCTTTGTCAAAAGGCGAGAAAACTATTATTTTTCCTCCTCTTCTCAAAAGACCCACAGCTTCGGCAAGCAGTGAAGAATTCCCGGCTGCTATTATAATTATATCCAGACCATTACCGTTTGTTATTTCATTTACCTTTTCGCCGAGATTTTCATTCAGAACATTAATTGTATAATCTACACCCAGCTCCTTGGCTTTTTTTAGTTTAAATTCAGAAATATCTGTTATTATTACCTTTTCTGCTCCTTTTAAGCTGGCAAGCTGACCGTGTATTGTTCCTATCTGTCCTGCCCCCATTATCATAACACTGTCTCCTGTCTGTATGTCTGCTGCTTTCAGCCCGTGAATACAGCATGCCACAGGCTCTGCCAGCGTGGCTTCCTCCACAGATACTCCTTCGGGTACTATGTGTACAAGATGCTTCACATGTTCTTTCGGAATTCTGATATATTCTGCAAATCCCCCAGGCTCTATATTTGTCTTTTTGAACTGTTCACACAGTGTGTACTGCCCTTTATTGCAATAATGACATGTAAAACACGGCACATGTATTGCTGTTATTATTCTGTCTCCAATGTTAAATTTTTCTGTATTCTCACCTTTTTTTACTATCTTCCCTACTGCTTCATGCCCGAGTACCACAGGCCCCTTTACTGTTCCATCCAGTGCCTTATGAATATCTGTCCCGCAAAGACCGCAGGCTTCCATTTTCATTAGTATTTCCCCGTCTCCTATTTCAGGAACCTCTGTTTCCTCATACCTGATATCCCCTTTTCCGTAATATACACTTGCCTTCATTCTTCCTCCGTTCCGGTAATATTTCTATACAAAACATTATTAAACTTTATCTTCAATATCTGCTTTAAAATCATAGAATGGTTTATAAAGCGTTGTAAAAATTTTATTGTAATATTCAGATGCTTTTTTATCAGGTGTCACTTTTCTTATTTCTCCGCTTTTTTCTGCGATCTTGAAATCCTTAATATAACCGTTTTTATATGCTCCCAGTATTGCTGCACCTTTGCTCACAGCCTCGTCTATTTCATATACCGCTATATCTCTCCCAAGTATATCTGCCTTTAATTTCAGCCATAACTTATTTTTACATGCCGCTCCAATGACCTTTATTTCTGCGAATTTATGTTCTGTGAGTTCTTCTATGGAGTTCAGCAGATTTTTCAGTTCAAAGCACAGCCCCTGAAATATAATAAGCAGAAGTTCTTCCTTTGTTGTTCTTTCTGTAATCCCGTAAAACAATGCTTTTGACTCTATACTTCTTCTCGGCGGCCCGCTTCCTCTTAAATGCGGTATAAAAATCCCGTCTGCTTTCGGCTCATACTCTTTCTGCATTATCTTTTCATAAAGTTTCTCTGTAATCCTGTTGAATTCCTCATCAGAAACATCAAATTTTTCCTTATACCACTCCACAGAATACCCAGCTGACGGAAGTGACGAATATATAGTATAGAAGTCCTTTAATACATGAATCCCGTTTGAAAAATTAAATTTAAAGAAGTCATCATTAAGCCCCGGCTCCTTCTTCAAAAACAGCAGCCCTTCTGTTGTTCCTGTAGAATTTAATATGCCGCCCTCATCATACAGCCCTGCTGCCACAGAACCGCACATATGGTCATGACCTGCTGTAGAAACTGTTGTTGTCTCACTCATACCTGCTGCCTGTGCTGTTTCTCTGCTTACCGTTCCTGTTATTTCACCTGATTCTGCCGGTTCAGAAAATAATCCTCTTTCCAGCTGTACATCTTTTAGTATATCTTCTGACCATTTTTTATTTTTTATATCCAGAGCCATTGTACGTGATGCCAGTGAAAATTCTGCTTTTCTTATCCCTGTGAATTTATATGCGATATACTCAGCCATACAAAGCCATTTTCCATTTTCAGGATACTCTTTTATGTTTTCCTTCAGCCATAATATTTTATTCAGGCTGTAATTACTGTGTGCAGGAAGTCCTGTTATATTATATATTTTCTGTCTGCCTGTTTTCTTTATCACAGCTTCTGAAATCTCTTTTGTCCTTGTATCATACCATGTCATTACAGGCCCTTTTATATTTCCCTCTGCATCTGTCAAAACGCCTGCTTCTCCCACACTTGCCACTGATATATGCTTTATTTCAGCCGGATCTCCCGCAGCTTTCACAGTTTCCCGCATACCTGTCATTATTCCGTCCCATAGTTTTTCCACATCAAAGTCGCTGGTGTCTCCGAAATTTATTTTAGGTGTAACAAAGGAATATTTTGATACCAGTGTAAAATCAGGCAATGTAAACAGACATATTTTGCAATTTGTGGTTCCTGCATCTATTCCTATAAAATACATTTTTTTCTCCTTGCTTTTTACTCTGCTTTCATCTCTTTCTTTGTAGATTTATATAAAAATGCAATGATAATAAGTATTACAGGTATCAGTATCAAAGCTATAAAATTACCTTCGAAAATTTTTACCATCCAGAATCTGAAAGGATTTCCCCCGTCCAAAAGGCTTGATATCTCACTTGATGTTCCTATAGGAAAATCTATACTCTTTGCTATTCTTGTAATAACAGGTGCTATTGCTGAAGCCACATACAGATTTCCTATTAAAATCGGTATTCCTATAATAAATGATCTTATTACGTTTCCTTTACATGCCAGTACTACCATTGATATAGGCACCCATAAATTGGCAAGATCGCCCAGCGGAAGAAGTCTGTTTCCCGGAAGTATAACTGCAAGAAGGATTCCCATTGGTATTAACATAAGTGCTGTTGCTATTACTGACGGATGCCCCACTGCTACTGCTATATCCAGACCAATATACAAGTCATCCCTGTCAGGATATCTCTTTCTCAGAAAATCTCTTATAGCATCTGACAAAGGAAGCAGACCTTCCATCAGCAGTTTTACCATTCTCGGCATAATAAGCATTACCGCTCCGAGATTTATACCTAAATTCAGAATACCTTTCAGGTCATATTTTGCCAATATTCCTATAACTACCCCAAGAATCAGTCCTATCATCATCGGTTCGCCGAAAACACCAAATCTTTTCTGGATAGTTTCAGGATCGGCATTTAGTTTATTCAGCCCCGGAATCTTGTCTATTATTGCATTCCCCAGCAGTCCCACAGGGAAAAATATAGCTGATGACAGTGTCGGCAGTGATATTCCCGGCAGATCAAAATATTTCTGAACCATTGGCGCACACCAGTCTGCCAGTAAGAATGTTATTACAGCTGTCAGTCCTGCTGCAAAAAGCCCTAAAAAGAAATTCCCCGTGCTGCTGTATACCAATGCTCCTACAAAGGCAAAATGCCAGTAATTCCATAAATCTATATCTACTGTTTTTGTCCAGTTAAAAGTAAGCATTACTATGTTTATAATAATTGTAAGCGGCACTACAAACGGTGCTATTCTTGATGCCCATGCTATAGCTGCCAGCGGTGTCCATCCCAGATCCACTACAGGAAGATTTATTCCTGTTTCTTTTACCATATCCAGTGCTGCCGGTCCCAGACTGTCTACCAAAAGCCCGAATACAAGGAATATTCCCACGAATCCCATTCCTATTGTCATGGCAGCCCTCAATGCCCTGCTTAATTTTACTCCCAGACATGATGCCATTATAAATATAACTATAGGCAGCATTACTGTCGGTCCCATGCCGAGAATATACTGAACTACTCTTAATAATGTCTCAGCCATTATTTTCTCCTCCTTTTAAAATCTCTACTATTTTCTTTAAAAGAGCCTCTTCTCCTATTCCCGTAATCAACGGCAGTCCGTTTATTATAGGTGTTTTCAGATTATATTTTACCCCTGAGGTAACTACGATCAGATCTGCCATTCCGTCCTGTGATGGTATTGTCCCGACGTTAGACTGCATAGGGTCTACTTCTATTCCCTCTTTTTTACAATATTGAAGCACTTTTTCCGTAGCAACTGTAGACGTTGCTATTCCGCTTGTACAAGCGAAAATAATTCTTTTTTTCATGATTTCCTCCTAAATTTAATATAAAAAATATTTTTAAACTGAAATAATAACTCCTTTCCCTGTAGTAATTTCAGCTTTAGTGTATTGACCATATCCGAATAACCAAAACTGTTATAAATCTATGTAAAGTTCCTATTTCAATACTTCCTTCAAAATTTTTATTACCTCATCTTTATCAGAACTTTCCACTATCTGTTCCAGCTTGTCATTTTCCTGAAAAAGTTCTATTAGTTTTACAAGAAAGCTTATATGAGTATTATGTTCTTTTATTAATAAACCGAATATTATTTTCACATTTAGCTTTTCTCCGTTATTTTCCGCATTATTAAACTCAATTCCTTTTTTACTGGTAATCACAAACAGATTTTCCTTTAATACATATTTGGAATCTATGTGGGGAATAGCTACATTTATTTCCTCCAGCTTCATTCCCGTGGGAAAAGTGTTCTCTCTTTCCAATACTTTCGGGAGGTACTCTTCTGTTACACACTTATCTTCAAGAAGAATTTCATTTATAAAATGAAAAGCCTCTTCTTTACTCCCAAAATCTCTGTGCAAAAAAACATACTTTTTGTCTAAATTATCAACTATTGCCATCTGTATAATCCTTTCCTGTTATTTATATTTTAAAATTTCAAAATTTTTATCCTTTATCTTTTCAAATTTTGCTGTCATCAAATCATATAATTTTCTCTCATCTGTGATCTTTTCGATATCATCCAGAAATTTCGTTTCATCTATAATTTTTTTCAGCTGCAAAAATGCATTTATATGTTCTTTTTTATCAAGTGTCGCCAACATTACTATGTTTTTTATTTTTATGTTTTCCGGAAATTCAATTTCTTTTTTTAATTTCAAAAAACTCATTCCTGTCTTAAAAACATTTTTCTTAATACTTCCGTGAGGCAGTATTATATTTTTTCCTATTAACATATACATGCCTTTTTCATAGATTATTTCTACGCATTCTTCTATATAGCTCTCTTTTATATAGCCGTTCTCAAGTAATATCTTACCTGACTCCCTTATTCCTTCCTGCCAGTTTTTTACTTCCCCGGTAATTTTCATATTTTCTGCTGGCAGTATCTCCGGAAGTGTTTTTATATATTCTTTTTCCTCCTCTCTGTTTACATTTAAATACAATTCCAGTTCCTTTTCCATAGCATTCCGGTTTTCTATTCTTCCGTATTTTTCTATTATTTCCATTACTTTTCCCATACTTACGCTTTCATATGTTTTTTCTTTCAGATACTTTTTTATCTTCTTTTCGTCGTCGCTGTCCAGTATGGGACTCACTTTAATTACCGGAATTTCAGAATGTTTCAGATTTATATCAATTGTAGATATAATAATATCGGTATCTTTCAGGTCATAATCAAGAAAATTATTATATGGAATTACATCTGTTATATTCAGGAGATATCTTTCTTTAAGATTTTCCACAAGAAGTCTTGATGTTCCATAGCCGAAATTACATACTATAAGAATATTATTTATATGTCTGGCAAGCTTTTTCTTTTTTCTGTCCACCGCCAGCTTAAAATATATTGTTAAATACACCAGTTCCTCTATTTCCATGCTTTTTCCGAGATAATCCTCCAGAGGTTTTACTGATTCCCTCACTATGTTAAGCAGTACCGAGTATCTTTCCGTAACTTCATTCAAATCAAGCTTTTTCAGTCTTATATTATTTTTTATTCTGTATATTGTAGGTCTTATATGGTTAATCAGTCCTTCCTCAAGCAGATTATCATTAACAATTGAGATATCCAGCTTTTCATCTACATTCTTTATAATTTCCCTGATAAGGGTTTCTATCTGTATCCAGTTCTCATAAAATGAGTAATCAAAGTTATATGAGTGTGTTCCCAAAAGATATTCCACAAATTTCAGTATTTCAAACTCATTGCTGCTAAATCTGTTATATTGATACTTCCAATCCTGAATAAGTTTATTTAATACTTTATACTCATTTGTTGCCCTAAGAAAATTTTCATTTGAAATATGTTCTTCCAAAAGTCTGTCCTCTGTATTTCTGCTGTGAATAATCATCAGATATATAATCAGTACCTCGAATCCCTCATCTGAAATCATCTTTTTCATTTTTTCTTCGATTTTTTTCAAAAAATTAAAATATAATTTTATATCTTCTGTTTTCAGCTGTTTCACAAGAACATTTACCGTTCTTGCCACAGGCTCTGTCTGTTCTCTTATTTCGATACTGTCAAAGTTTTTTATGTAGAAATACTTTAATATATATTCCAAAAGCAGTTTTCGTATATTATTTTCATTTCCTACGAGTATAAGGCCTTTTTTAGGTTTTGAAATAAATGAAAATCCCAGTTTGTGAAGCTCCTCCCGTACTTCCTTCATATCATTTTTCAATGTGCTTTTTCCCACATTCAGAATTTTTTCAAGTGTTCCGAATTTGAAACCCTCTTCTGATATAAGAGAAAAAAAGTAAATTATTTCCATTCTTTCATATTTATTAAAGTTATAATTTCCCAAATCGAATTCTTCAAGAAACTTTCTCAGGTTTTCATTTTTCCTGCTTAATACTGCCATATTCTTTTCTATCTTCAATTCTGCCTTCATATTACTTTTATGAAATACATAATTCAGATTTTCAAGTCTGGTTCTTATTGCTCTTTCTGTGACATTAATATCATCTTCCAGTTTTTTTACAGAAACAGAATTTTCATTCAGAAAAAATTCCAATATGCCGATATCTTTTTTATCTATTAACATACTCATCTTCCTTTCGCTATAACTATACCTTAAAAATTAAATAAAAAAAGAGATAAATATCTTCGTAGTTTTTTGAAGTAATCTATCTCTTAATTTTTTTCTAAATTTTCTGTTTTTATTTATATGTATTTCTACTATAAATATTCTCCTATGTTTCGCTCTCTTAGTCCATAAATAAAGTTCTCATACTTCCCGTTTCCTCTCATTCAAAAACACCGTTTTCCATGGCATCCAAAAGCTGCCTGTGATCTTTCTGTGTCTGATCGGCATACTTTCCAGCAAACTCTGCCACCGCTTCGGCGAATGTATCTGACTTCCCGAGATAATCAGATATGGCGAAACGGTTTCCTGTGTTAGCATGTGCATAAGCAAGAGCTTTCCCGCACGCCTGACCGTAAAGATCGAAACCTTCTTCTCTTATCTCCTCCATTGGTATAGACCCTTTCATATTCCAAAGCTGCCTGACATAAAAATCATTCTCATTAAGCTTCCCCCAGCCGAGAAAAATATCACTGCCGGCCTGTATTGCTCTCTGTCCTGCCACTACACGATGCCCTCCGTTAACATAGGCATCAGTTTTCAGATAAGGCTCAAATACTGATTTTGAGGCACCTTTTACCTGCATAATCAAAGGATCATTATCGTCTTTTCCGAGAAGCAGCACTGCATAACAAGGTGTTCCCACACTTCCCACACCTACTACTTTTCTAACTATATCTACTACTCTGAACCTGTTTAGTATGAGTCTTTTCTCGCTTGAAATAGTCTCACGGTAACTCTTCATACCGTTATGCACAAATCTCAATTCCTCATCACTAAAAACATGTTCTATTATAGGCGGATTTTCTATAAATTTTCTCTCACCGTCTATTATATGTGTGAATTTTTCCATTGCTTTCTGGCTTGTACGGCTTCGTGCCTTGGCATTTATTGCATCAACTCTTTTTTTTATCTTATCTTTTTTTATATCAATTTCCGAAATTTTTATTTTTGTGTACCACAGGTCAAGAGTATTCATCCCAGTAGCTTCTTTCATTGTTTCTTTATATGACTGTACTGCATTAAAAGCATACTTCATACACTCTTTTCTTCCGAATCCCACAGATTCGCCGCCCAGTATTATACTCGCAGCAAGCCGTTTCAAATCCCATTCCCACGGTCCTCTTATAGTTTCGTCAAAATCATTTATATCAAAGAGCAGTGTTCCTTCTGGAGATCCGAATATACCAAAATTTCCTATATGTGCATCTCCGCAGATTTGTACGTGTATTCCTGTAACAGAAGTTTTTGATAAATCATGTGCCATTACCGCTGCTGCTCCCCGAAAATATGTAAACGGCGACACAGACATACGTTCATATCTTATCGGCACTAATTCCTCAATTCTTGTCTTATCCTGTGACCTTAGTATAGAGAGCGGGTCTCTTTCCTCAGAAATTCCCCATTCTGCATGACTGCTTCTGGGAACCCTGCCCCTTATCTCTTTCCAGTTTTCTCCGTTACCATTGTTTTGCATGTTCCTCACCCTTTCATTATCCATATTTAAAGCAAGTGTTACCAAAACTATATAACAGCCGTGCTGTCTGTAATGAGAATATAACATAATATTTCTCTAATTGCAAAAAAGATTTTTACTATTTTACCAGACTTATTTAATAAAAAAACTGTTTTATTTTCTGCTCTGCCGTATTCAAAAAGAGAGCATGTGCAATACCTGCTGTATCACTGCTCTCTTGTTATTAAAGATTTATTATTTTAGTTGCTGTTTTCCTGTTAAAAGCACTGTCATGTTCCACATAGATTAGTGTAGGATTATAATTTAGTATTAATTCCTCTATCTGAATACGTGAAATTACATCAATAAAATTCAAAGGTTCATCCCATATATATAAATGTGCCGATTCAGATAAACTTCCTGCAAGCAGAACTTTTTTCTTCTGTCCCTCACTGTATTCATCCAGTTTTTTATCAAACTGTCCTCTGTCAAAGTCCAGTTTTCTCAGTATTGATTTGAAAAGAGTTTCATCTATCCCTCTGTCCTCTGCGAATGACCTTAAAGTTCCTGAAAGAAAAGAAGCATCCTGCGGCACATATGAAATAATCAGACCGCTGCCCGTTTTAACCAGACCCGAATGCGGGATGTCCTCTCCTGCGAGAAGCTTTATCAGGCTTGACTTACCTGATCCGTTCTTTCCTTTTACCGCCACTCTGTCCCCGTTCATAACAGAAAATTCCAGCCCTTCAAATAATACCTTATCCCCGTAGAATATAGATAAGTCACTTATATCCGCCAGAGAACCTTTAGGATATACCAAAGAATGAAGTTTTAGATTTTCGGCAGTTTCTATATTTTTCAACAGACCGGATTTCTCCTCTATTGCTTTATTCTGCCTTGCCTCTATATTTTTTGATTTTTTCATCATTTTCGCTGATTTATGACCCAAAAAACCTCTGTCTACTCCCTCTCTGGTTCCGAATTTTGAATCTTCTGTTTTTTCAGACCATGCGGAAGTCCTTTTAGCCGCCTGTTTCAGTCTGCCTATATCTTTTTTCAGCCTTTCATTTTCTGCTGTTTCCAGATTGTCCTCCCTTTCTTTTTTCAAATTCCAGTCAGAAAAATTCCCTTTCATTATATCTATATTTGTTTTATTCACTGACAACACATGATCTATGATCTTATCCAGAAAGTCTCTGTCATGTGAAACAAGTATAAATCCCTTTTTTGTTTTCAGATATTCCGCTATTATTTCCTTTCCCTCCTCGTCAAGATGGTTCGTAGGCTCGTCAAGGAGAAGAAAATTCTGCTCTTTTAAGAGCAATGCAGCAAGCAGAACCTTGGTCTGCTCTCCGTTACTCAAAGTCTCAAACGGTCTGTACAAGACATCCTGATCTACATCAAGCCATGAAAATTCTCTGTTCAGCTCCCATAATTCATAGCTGCTGTTTACAGAATCTATAATATCTATTGTATCGCGTGACTTATCCTCTACCTCAAAAGGAAAATAATCAAATGTCACTGATGACGAAATCTTCCCTCTGTATTCATATTTTCCCAAAAGAAGATTCAGAAATGTAGTTTTCCCTCTTCCGTTTCTTCCTATAAAGCCTAATTTCCAATCTGTATCTATCTGAAAAGACACATCCTCAAAAATATTTTCATAGCTGGTTTCATAGCTGAATGTTAAATTATTTATATCTATTAACGACATAAAATCACCTCCGGTTAATAAAAAAAGAGCTGCAGGAAAGCCCGCAACCCGAAACGAAATAAAATGGTCTCTAAAACCAGATATTTCATATATATTCATCGAGAGTAATAACTTTCCTGCCGGGAAAAGCAAAACAAAACAACTTTGCGCTGTCTGTCATACACTATTCCCAAATTATTAATTAGCAAGATTATTATTCACTCTCTCATCTCCATTCTCATTTATTTAAATTATTATAACTTTTTATGTGATAAAAGTCAAATTCTTTGTCCCTGATATTAAACACCCTGTCCGGATACTTTTTAATGATATCTTGTCAGCTCTATCATAACAAAGTCCTCCTCGATTCTCTCCATGCGGAATTCATCTACACACATTCCCACGAGATTCAGCTCTGCCGAAACTTCACTTTCTCCCATAAGAATCCAGCCGTATTCCTCCATTGCCCTGTCTCTTTTCTGTGAAAAACATTCTTTTATCAGCTCGAATTCCTTGTCAGTAAGTTTACCAAGGAAAATAGTTATAATTGTTTTTTCCTGTGAGTAATTCAGATCCATTTTTAACTGATAATACTTCTTTTTCAGAAAAAAAGTCACAAGTTCATCTATAATTTTACCGTTTTTCTTTATTTCATTAATCATTTCAAACCTTTCTTCTAAAGAGACTATCCATTATGCTGTGTATTATTCCTGCTACAAAACCGCCTGCAAATCCGTTATTATAGAGATTCGCACCGCCCTGCCAGTCTGCTGTATACTGAACCAGACAAAAGTGCATGACTCCGGCTATTATACCAATGAAAAAACCATATTCTCCTGCCAGAGGAGCCAGTCCTGTAACAAAAATAATAGTCAGAATAACTGTTGGTGTAATGGTGGCATTAGTTGCCGTTATTATAAGAAGACACCCTATTATTACCGGTGTTATATTTTTGGGATTTTTCCCGAAAGCTGCAAAACCTATTACGCTTATTATTGATCCTACTGTTGCTCCATTTAGTGTAAGTCCTGTACTCAAAGCTACCATTGTAAGCAGAAAGCCCACAATCCCCATATTGATAAGTGTCATTTCCTCCCCGAAAAGACCGTAATAATCTGTAATTGCCCTTCCGCTCATAGACATCATCCGCTTATATTTATGCCAGCAAAAACCTCCCTTTATGAGTCCGAAGAGCAGAAAATAGCCGGATATTGAAAGCAGTATCATAAGAAGTATCTGATGAACATACTGTGACTGATTAACATCTACCACTACATCGAGTTTATATCCCAGTGTCCTGAATATTCCCGTAAAAAGCATGGCGAATATTCCGCCGGTAAAGCCTATATTATAGAGGACATAACCATTATGAAACCTTATTATATGACTCGCAAGGGGAACCAGTATAAAACCGTAAAAAGTCTTTATACTTATACCCAGAATAATCCAGAATATATTCAGTTCTATAGTATTGGTAGCTATAGGTGCCAGCCCGGCTCCAAACATTGCTATTACAAAATACTGTCTGAATGGTTTGTTATTAAATCTTGAATATAAATAAACTCCTGCGTACACAGGCAGAATATTATATATATTCTTACCAAAAAACGAAAATCCCATTGTTGTTAGTAAACCAGCCATAACAAACCCGTTTAGTTCAATTTTATTTATCCTTTGCACTAACAAAGTAAAAGCCATGACAAAAAATACATTCAGCAGTGTAGGCCCTATACCGCTTACTGATGTATAATCAGTAATAAGTGTGTCCCTTGAGATAATCAGTCTCATCAATCCCGCCCCTAATTCCTGAATAGGCGTCGTTACAAATATTATTACCAGAAAAAATAATAAAATCAAATCAATATGTTCTATCCTCTTAACTATCATAAACCTCCCGTTTTTACTTTTATAAGATTATTTTTTAGATTTGTATGTCGATATGCGTAAAACATTATACTATATCAGAAAAAGATTAGTCAATTTTTTTAATGAATTTTTTTTCATTTTTGATAAAAAATTTTATTTAACAGCTGCACTGTTATTCGTATAAAATCATTTTAAAATATGACTTACTGCATTTCCTCTTCTTTCATTTATATATTTTTTTTCCTGATGATTACTTTTGATAAAATGAATAGCATAATGAATATACAGAAACACTCTGAATGAATATTGCAGCTTCTAAAATTCTTTTTCTTTTGTAATTTTATTAAAACACTTAATATTATGATTATTTTAGAATTAAATTATGTAGAATGTTTCATTTGTTACAAAATATTTT
The sequence above is drawn from the Sebaldella sp. S0638 genome and encodes:
- a CDS encoding PTS galactitol transporter subunit IIC, producing the protein MAETLLRVVQYILGMGPTVMLPIVIFIMASCLGVKLSRALRAAMTIGMGFVGIFLVFGLLVDSLGPAALDMVKETGINLPVVDLGWTPLAAIAWASRIAPFVVPLTIIINIVMLTFNWTKTVDIDLWNYWHFAFVGALVYSSTGNFFLGLFAAGLTAVITFLLADWCAPMVQKYFDLPGISLPTLSSAIFFPVGLLGNAIIDKIPGLNKLNADPETIQKRFGVFGEPMMIGLILGVVIGILAKYDLKGILNLGINLGAVMLIMPRMVKLLMEGLLPLSDAIRDFLRKRYPDRDDLYIGLDIAVAVGHPSVIATALMLIPMGILLAVILPGNRLLPLGDLANLWVPISMVVLACKGNVIRSFIIGIPILIGNLYVASAIAPVITRIAKSIDFPIGTSSEISSLLDGGNPFRFWMVKIFEGNFIALILIPVILIIIAFLYKSTKKEMKAE
- a CDS encoding DUF2252 domain-containing protein, encoding MLYSHYRQHGCYIVLVTLALNMDNERVRNMQNNGNGENWKEIRGRVPRSSHAEWGISEERDPLSILRSQDKTRIEELVPIRYERMSVSPFTYFRGAAAVMAHDLSKTSVTGIHVQICGDAHIGNFGIFGSPEGTLLFDINDFDETIRGPWEWDLKRLAASIILGGESVGFGRKECMKYAFNAVQSYKETMKEATGMNTLDLWYTKIKISEIDIKKDKIKKRVDAINAKARSRTSQKAMEKFTHIIDGERKFIENPPIIEHVFSDEELRFVHNGMKSYRETISSEKRLILNRFRVVDIVRKVVGVGSVGTPCYAVLLLGKDDNDPLIMQVKGASKSVFEPYLKTDAYVNGGHRVVAGQRAIQAGSDIFLGWGKLNENDFYVRQLWNMKGSIPMEEIREEGFDLYGQACGKALAYAHANTGNRFAISDYLGKSDTFAEAVAEFAGKYADQTQKDHRQLLDAMENGVFE
- the abc-f gene encoding ribosomal protection-like ABC-F family protein, which encodes MSLIDINNLTFSYETSYENIFEDVSFQIDTDWKLGFIGRNGRGKTTFLNLLLGKYEYRGKISSSVTFDYFPFEVEDKSRDTIDIIDSVNSSYELWELNREFSWLDVDQDVLYRPFETLSNGEQTKVLLAALLLKEQNFLLLDEPTNHLDEEGKEIIAEYLKTKKGFILVSHDRDFLDKIIDHVLSVNKTNIDIMKGNFSDWNLKKEREDNLETAENERLKKDIGRLKQAAKRTSAWSEKTEDSKFGTREGVDRGFLGHKSAKMMKKSKNIEARQNKAIEEKSGLLKNIETAENLKLHSLVYPKGSLADISDLSIFYGDKVLFEGLEFSVMNGDRVAVKGKNGSGKSSLIKLLAGEDIPHSGLVKTGSGLIISYVPQDASFLSGTLRSFAEDRGIDETLFKSILRKLDFDRGQFDKKLDEYSEGQKKKVLLAGSLSESAHLYIWDEPLNFIDVISRIQIEELILNYNPTLIYVEHDSAFNRKTATKIINL
- a CDS encoding zinc-dependent dehydrogenase: MKASVYYGKGDIRYEETEVPEIGDGEILMKMEACGLCGTDIHKALDGTVKGPVVLGHEAVGKIVKKGENTEKFNIGDRIITAIHVPCFTCHYCNKGQYTLCEQFKKTNIEPGGFAEYIRIPKEHVKHLVHIVPEGVSVEEATLAEPVACCIHGLKAADIQTGDSVMIMGAGQIGTIHGQLASLKGAEKVIITDISEFKLKKAKELGVDYTINVLNENLGEKVNEITNGNGLDIIIIAAGNSSLLAEAVGLLRRGGKIIVFSPFDKDNMVEIDAGRFFRDEISIIGTYSVTPYDFPEAMDIIEKKKINIKDMITHTFPLEKLKEAVELAADPKNESLKIIITA
- a CDS encoding transcription antiterminator — encoded protein: MLIDKKDIGILEFFLNENSVSVKKLEDDINVTERAIRTRLENLNYVFHKSNMKAELKIEKNMAVLSRKNENLRKFLEEFDLGNYNFNKYERMEIIYFFSLISEEGFKFGTLEKILNVGKSTLKNDMKEVREELHKLGFSFISKPKKGLILVGNENNIRKLLLEYILKYFYIKNFDSIEIREQTEPVARTVNVLVKQLKTEDIKLYFNFLKKIEEKMKKMISDEGFEVLIIYLMIIHSRNTEDRLLEEHISNENFLRATNEYKVLNKLIQDWKYQYNRFSSNEFEILKFVEYLLGTHSYNFDYSFYENWIQIETLIREIIKNVDEKLDISIVNDNLLEEGLINHIRPTIYRIKNNIRLKKLDLNEVTERYSVLLNIVRESVKPLEDYLGKSMEIEELVYLTIYFKLAVDRKKKKLARHINNILIVCNFGYGTSRLLVENLKERYLLNITDVIPYNNFLDYDLKDTDIIISTIDINLKHSEIPVIKVSPILDSDDEKKIKKYLKEKTYESVSMGKVMEIIEKYGRIENRNAMEKELELYLNVNREEEKEYIKTLPEILPAENMKITGEVKNWQEGIRESGKILLENGYIKESYIEECVEIIYEKGMYMLIGKNIILPHGSIKKNVFKTGMSFLKLKKEIEFPENIKIKNIVMLATLDKKEHINAFLQLKKIIDETKFLDDIEKITDERKLYDLMTAKFEKIKDKNFEILKYK
- a CDS encoding L-fuculokinase, whose protein sequence is MYFIGIDAGTTNCKICLFTLPDFTLVSKYSFVTPKINFGDTSDFDVEKLWDGIMTGMRETVKAAGDPAEIKHISVASVGEAGVLTDAEGNIKGPVMTWYDTRTKEISEAVIKKTGRQKIYNITGLPAHSNYSLNKILWLKENIKEYPENGKWLCMAEYIAYKFTGIRKAEFSLASRTMALDIKNKKWSEDILKDVQLERGLFSEPAESGEITGTVSRETAQAAGMSETTTVSTAGHDHMCGSVAAGLYDEGGILNSTGTTEGLLFLKKEPGLNDDFFKFNFSNGIHVLKDFYTIYSSLPSAGYSVEWYKEKFDVSDEEFNRITEKLYEKIMQKEYEPKADGIFIPHLRGSGPPRRSIESKALFYGITERTTKEELLLIIFQGLCFELKNLLNSIEELTEHKFAEIKVIGAACKNKLWLKLKADILGRDIAVYEIDEAVSKGAAILGAYKNGYIKDFKIAEKSGEIRKVTPDKKASEYYNKIFTTLYKPFYDFKADIEDKV
- a CDS encoding PTS sugar transporter subunit IIA, with product MAIVDNLDKKYVFLHRDFGSKEEAFHFINEILLEDKCVTEEYLPKVLERENTFPTGMKLEEINVAIPHIDSKYVLKENLFVITSKKGIEFNNAENNGEKLNVKIIFGLLIKEHNTHISFLVKLIELFQENDKLEQIVESSDKDEVIKILKEVLK
- a CDS encoding PTS sugar transporter subunit IIB, with translation MKKRIIFACTSGIATSTVATEKVLQYCKKEGIEVDPMQSNVGTIPSQDGMADLIVVTSGVKYNLKTPIINGLPLITGIGEEALLKKIVEILKGGENNG